Proteins encoded by one window of Streptomyces clavuligerus:
- the recF gene encoding DNA replication/repair protein RecF (All proteins in this family for which functions are known are DNA-binding proteins that assist the filamentation of RecA onto DNA for the initiation of recombination or recombinational repair.), translating into MHVTHLSLADFRSYARVEVPLGPGVSSFVGANGQGKTNLVEAVGYLATLASHRVASDAPLVRAGAQRAVIRAAVTQGDRSQLIELELNPGRANRARINRSSQVRPRDALGIVRTVLFAPEDLALVKGDPGDRRRFLDELITARSPRMAGVRSDYERVLKQRNTLLKSAALARRHGGSRSGADLSTLDVWDQHLARVGAELLARRLDLVATLRPLADKAYESLAPGGGPLELEYRSSAGATAPPEDGAEGREELYGLLLEALGEARKQEIERGVTLVGPHRDELLLKLGELPAKGYASHGESWSYALALRLASYELLRSEGHEPVLVLDDVFAELDAKRRERLAELVAPGEQVLVTAAVDDDVPQVLSGARYAVSGGEVTRV; encoded by the coding sequence GTTCGTGGGGGCGAACGGGCAGGGCAAGACCAATCTGGTGGAGGCGGTCGGCTATCTGGCCACACTCGCCAGCCACCGGGTCGCGTCGGACGCGCCCCTGGTCCGGGCCGGTGCCCAGCGCGCGGTGATCAGGGCCGCCGTCACCCAGGGGGACCGCTCCCAGCTCATTGAGCTGGAGCTGAACCCGGGCCGGGCCAACCGGGCCAGGATCAATCGGTCCTCGCAGGTCAGGCCGCGGGACGCGCTGGGGATCGTACGGACGGTGCTGTTCGCGCCGGAGGATCTGGCGCTGGTGAAGGGCGACCCGGGCGACCGCCGCCGCTTCCTCGACGAACTGATCACCGCGCGCTCACCCCGGATGGCGGGCGTCCGCTCCGACTACGAGCGGGTGCTCAAGCAGCGCAACACCCTGCTGAAGTCCGCGGCCCTGGCCCGGCGGCACGGCGGGAGCCGGTCCGGCGCGGACCTGTCCACGCTGGACGTCTGGGACCAGCATCTGGCCCGGGTCGGCGCGGAGCTGCTGGCCCGGCGGCTCGACCTGGTGGCCACCCTGCGCCCGCTGGCGGACAAGGCGTACGAGTCGCTGGCCCCGGGCGGCGGACCGCTGGAGCTGGAATACCGTTCCTCCGCCGGTGCCACCGCCCCGCCGGAGGACGGTGCCGAGGGCCGCGAGGAGCTGTACGGGCTGCTGCTCGAAGCGCTCGGCGAGGCCCGCAAGCAGGAGATCGAACGCGGGGTCACCCTCGTCGGACCGCACCGGGACGAGCTGCTGCTGAAGCTGGGTGAGCTGCCCGCGAAGGGGTACGCGAGCCACGGCGAGTCCTGGTCGTACGCGCTGGCGCTGCGGCTGGCCTCGTACGAGCTGCTGCGTTCCGAGGGCCATGAACCGGTGCTCGTGCTGGACGACGTCTTCGCCGAGCTGGACGCCAAACGGCGCGAGCGGCTGGCGGAACTGGTCGCTCCGGGCGAGCAGGTCCTTGTCACGGCGGCGGTGGACGACGATGTGCCCCAAGTGCTCAGCGGCGCGCGGTACGCGGTCTCCGGTGGAGAGGTGACACGGGTATGA